TCATTCTATCAAGAACATCTTGGCTCCAGATTACCAAACTGAAGAATTATGTGGATTGATTATTACCTGCTAGCTTACATGTGCACGAGTAGATACTCTTCTACCCCATTATAATTTCAGAGCATTTGACGATTAAATGATGCAATTGGTGATTTTCTTCACAAGTGTAGCTCTCTTCTTGTGCTTCATTATGTCATCAGTACCGTCTTGCTGTTCTGCCCTTATGATTCTTGATGAAACAGATGATAtgaaaaatctgcaaataaaaTTATGCTTGTTTACTCCTTGTGTCAGATGTGATAGGCCAAAGATAGTGAATCTGCAGAAACTTTTGCAAACTACTAATTACGTGAAGGTAATGCAGATGACATCCAAAAATAAGAAAATATATATACCTTGGATTCTAGACAACCCAGTCACTGAATATGTCTCAACTTGTCAATTCCAGTCACTGAATTCTAGAAGAAAAGGTCGCAATACCTTAGGAACTACTTATTGACTGCTATTGTGTTTCATTTTCCGTCAGATTGTTGATGGTGAGGAAGTACCGGAGGCGATCGTCAAACAGTATGCCAACTATTGCCAACTAGCGACTACCTGTCCGGCGAAGTGGACAGTGTGCCACTTCTGTATCTTTGAGATTCAGAGCTCTGGGAGCTTCACTGTCCTTACCTCCGATGTGAGTAATACTCCGGTCATACATCATATATTTCAACAATACTCCTCTTGAGTTTGTGCTAAGTTCATTCTTTTGTACGTAGATGTACATCCACTGCCATCATTATCATAATGAAGGCGGGACTGGTGTTCGTTGCAACGAGACCGGCTGCAGAGTGAGAGCACGTGCAGGCCGTGACCAGGCCCTACACGCACATTTTTTGCCACAGGCTCATTCCAGGTTGGTGGAAGAAGTATCTCTGACGGACCAGAGGCAGGTACAACTAACTGTCTATTGTCATATTGTTTCAATTTAGCTAAACTTACGGACTTCTTTCGTATATCCTGTTTAATTAGCCTATTTCTCTTACTCTTAACTGCATATAGCTTCTAATTCTGCTTTAGTCTTGTATATATTTCGACATGCCACATAATCATTAGCGTATGTAGCTGTATATTGGCAAACTTTAGAGAAACGTGTTCGTTGTAGCTGTATGTTGGTAAAGCTATAAATACTTACACTGGAACTGGAGCCACATGTTGACAAATATTCTTTATTTGTAAATGCAGAAACTGTACCAAAAGATAGCAGTCGTGggtcaaaggccggctgaggagtgaCAGTATTGAAGGGAAAGATTTGCAACCATGTTTTTCCATCTTACTTTTGCCACGGAAATTAGTATAGAACTTCTAACACTGTTGCTGGGCACATGTTCAGCAGAAACATGCTCCACAACCATGTGATTGACACGTCTGGTTTATCCGAACCAGTTCAATAGTATCCAGGCTGTGGATTTGAATATGTAAATTGTTGTGCATCTCATCTTGACAATCCAATCAAGATTTGAAGgcctctcttttttcctttcaTGCTTGGTATTATCTGAAGAGTTACAATATCTGTGTGAGACATCTTTGTTTGTTATTATTGACAAGAAATGAACCCAGGAAAAACACACCCGTTCCTCTATGTGCCATTCCAGGGAACTTTTTCTTGTTTTACCTCAAAAGAAAGAAACTGATTTAAACTAGCATCTCTTCTACAGGACTGAGTAGGTTGAAccagattttttttcttctttctagaATACAAAAAGTTTGAACCAGTTATAATGGAGTGTATCAGTTCTTCTCATTTTGCACTGACTGAGTAGGTTGAACCATCTCATTAAATCACAGTAGAGAATTATTGTTACTTATAATCAATAAGGATAATCCTGCATATGTGCCTATacctaccaccaaattctcttcaTTTCCATATGTGTCAAATGAGGTAAAAGATATAAAAAGTACTTGAGCCGGCGAGAACTTACCTTTGTCACCATCAGTTGGTAGCATAGCGTGGTTCCTTGGTCAGTTCCAAAACCTAGATAGAATAAGCAAGATAGATTTTCATTGGAACAAAAGAAGATGAGTTCAACATTTTCAGGAAGGATAAAGTGAGCATAGAGTCCCAAGGTAGCCTGTATCATGGTAACAATAAAATAAAAGGTAGCATGGCTTATTATGTCAAGTTGCAACCATTTGCAAGAGTCATACATGCTTCGATATATTATTTGGAAAAGTAAAGGGGCAAAGGAGAGAAAAGTTAAGAGCACACTAAAAATCCACAACACAACTGAATACTGTGagaagcacacacacacaacctggCCTCTGCCATACAAATCTTAAAGCATAAATAATTCATACCAGCAATAATCATGCTATCCATGCATGTATTCGTGTATGTATGACCATTGGCATCAACGAAATGAAGCATTATAAGCATTGATTGACAACTGTTGCAATTGCCGCCAAATTTAATAAAGGTTTTAGAAAGAAAATGCAGAGTTTCATGACACGAAGCAGCAAAGAGCGAAAAGGAATACCAGAATGAGTCTTGATATTTTTTAGACTGTAGTGGTAAGGTTTGAATTACATTGGGAAAccagcaaatttttttttttatgcTCACATACTGAAGCTATGTTCCCATTTTCAGTCTAGCAGAATAGCATTCACTTAGTCCTGCTGATTCAGTTCATCATATGTGTCCGACCAACAGACCTACAGATTACAAACTCATTTGGACATTCAGATCAGAAATAATTTATACCAACTCGCTgagataattttttttttggcactCGCATTGCCAAGGAATCAACTGAAAAACGTCAATTTTCCATCAGCACATTAAACTGTGCGTAGAACAACATGATTACAGCATATGCAAACAAATAAAACCTCACAACTATTTATTTAGAGCCAACTAGGCCCAATCTAGTGTTTACGGGCCGGCGACAAACGATGAGGACGCCCTCAGGCACATTCCAATGGCCCCTTCAGTATTTTGTCGATAACTTCCACCAGAAGCCCCAGGGATCTAGCACATCATCCCTGTGTAGGCTTATTGGTCCGATCAAACTTTTTTCAATCCCCTCGTGAAGCCGCGTTCATCTTTCTAAGATCAGGGGTAACCCAAATAGGAGCTGGAAAGTTGGAGCAAAGCTGAGGAAGCACAAATTCTTCCTTGCTGTTATCATCCAAGTTGAGAATTCCCATATCACGGTGATTATTCTTCAGCCCCGTTGTCCACAAAAAACTATCATCAGTAAAGTAGGCACGATTTGCCTTGAGTGAAGGATATTCATCAGCATTGAGACAAAGTGATTGATTATGTCCAAGAAACAACAAATGGTCACGCAACCTATTGATTTCCTTAAGTTTACTTCCCGAAGGATCAAATTCATATATTTTAAATCTTGTAGTGTTCCAAAACACAGGTGCGCCAGGCTCAGGTTCTAAATCATGATCCTCACACATTCTCCAAATAAGCAGCAGATCGCCCCATGGTGCTTGAACAATGTACATGTACCCACAGTCATACATATTGCGCATTCGCATAATCGTCTCCACTGTGACAACATGTCCACTACTAAAATCAAAAGCATGAAGTTCTCCGGTTCCAGTGACTGCATACAGTAGGCCATCCTTGTAAGTGCAGTCGTCATAGCCTTCATGAGGTGGCAGCCAGGTCCACTTATCATCACCTACCCTTGCAAAAGAGAGCTGGTGCATGGGGTTATGGATGAGCACCACAATGTAGCTTCCCGTGGATGTATCAGGGAACACAAACGCCTTATAGTGGAGTTGATCCCGCAGCTTGTCAAGAGCAAAAATAGATGGTGAGCTATTACCAACACGCATTCCAGTGTACCACGACAATTCATACTTGTGCAGAGTGCTGTACTCATCGAATATGGGCTTCACGTGCTCAATTGTGATCACTGAAGGTAGAGCAATCTGTTGAGATGTGATCGGATTGAGAAGATGCATCTCAGATCTTTCATCAGCAGTAACCAGCCAGCCATGAGAGGACCCGATGAAACACCTAGTACGGATAGGTGGCTCCGGAAGAGTTAGCTTGTACGATCTCTTTTCACTGAGGCTGTAGAGGTAAGCAGAGCTATCACCAGCAGATTCAGAAGTATAGAGGAGGCACGGCGTCTGCGCTAGTTTGTACAGCCCAAGGCTCAGTAGGCTGGTACATGCAGAGTGCCAAGAGGGGCAGACAGCGCCAGCACGTATGAGATCAGGGATTTCGAGGGTGGAAAAGATATCCATCAAGATGTCCTGAGGCAGCTCTGGCGATGCGCCGACGATAGTGTCGGTCTGTGGTTGATGGACATCTTTGCAGAATTTCTTGAGTGAACTGGGAGTGAAGCCTAGCAGCTTTGGCAAATATTTCCGTTGAATAGCTAGACTCCCTAAGCTGATTATCGAGGCGACGCTACATAGCTCCATGGGAGTGGAGCAGGGCCTCTCTTCCAATATCTGGAAAAAGACTGGAACTTGGGCCAAACAGACAAATTTCTTCAGCCGAGGGAAGGCACGGTCCTAAGTTGCAAACACCTGATGCTTGGACAGAGCTGACCAATTTCTTCAGAGACAAAAGGCAGGCTGTTGTCTTTATATAGATCGCCAGCCGATGGCGCACCCGATTCGAATCGGTGAAACACATCCGAGTCTGAGTCCGGGAAAGATCCGGATTTGGTGTAGGAGCGAGCTTGTTTGTGTAGGGATTCTTCCGAGTCCCGCTTGGTTTCTTCTCCGAATTTACTCTGCCAAGCTAGGGCTAAATGAAGAGCACTAACCGGCGGCAGGCGGCACGAGGGGATTAATCCGCTGGGGCTGGGGGACAGGGGGAGGCGGTGAGCAGCCAGCGACGGCAACGGCGAGCTTCTGGGGGAGCAGTCCGGCTTCGCGCCGCCCTCCGCGGTGGCTGTCAGGCTGTGGCGACGGGAGTAGTGGTGGACTAGTGGTCTGGTGGAGCGACAGAGTAGTTTTTTTCTCCTTTTCCAATTTTCAGATTGTTAGCGGATTTTTGCCTCCGAGTGCCGCGCAGATGGTATCTGGACGGCTGCGCGTACCgtcctgaatttttttttttgagatctaCCGTCCCGATTCGGAAACAAGTACTCATGCTTAGTAGTGGCAATGaaggcaaaaaaagaaaagaaaagaaggacgACAAATTAGAATGCGGCAGAATACAGAGATCAATACGCATTAGATGGACCTCAGGATCATCACTCAAACAGGTCGGTGCAGATTACGATACAGCCTTCCCCTGTTTGCTTGGGCAATTAAACATGACATAATCCAATCAATTTGAAGAGAAATATATCAACTAGTAGTAAAACAGGACACTTTCTATAGAAATAATTTGGAAAACACTTATCATCAGCCCACCTATCGCATCAAAAAATCGTTCGTCCTTCCGCGCTAGCTCGCTTCGCTGACCTGCACGAGTCTCACTCTGGTGTCCACCTCCACCTTGACCGCACACCAAGAGCTGACGCACGCCGCACCATCACCGCCTGCCGCACCACCGTTGCCCCGCCGCCCTAGATTCTCTAATTCTCTATCTCTTCCTCTTGCACAACGCTACTCGCACGGACCGTCTCGGACATCATTTCAGGCACCACCGCATCCTAGAGATCTCCATCCGTGGTATGTGATGTCGATCCATCGCCGGTGGCGCTGTGTGAGGACGACGAGCTGATGCAAACCGGCGGTGTGGTGCTTCCAGAGGTCGGTGTCGGTTGTCTACCACCGGTGATATGTTagatttttcatattttatttttgtacAATCTGTGGTGCTTTTTTCTGGAATTTGTCGTTATTATTTTTGTTGTAAAAGATCAAAAAAAATAATAGTGTAAACATCCAATGATATTGTGTCAATCGTCTTCTGCTTTTTGGCTGTGAATTTTTGTTGCAATGTTACAAGTGCTACTTTTATTGTAAAAGTTTAGGAATTATGTTGTAAATATCCAACAATTTTGGGTCAAACATCTTCGGTATTTATTGTTGTGAAAATTTGATGTAATGCTACAAGTGCTATTTTTATTGTAAAAATCCAGAAATTATGTTGTAAATATCCAATGATTTTGTGCCAATCGTATTTGTTAATTTTTGCTGTGTAATTTTACTGGATGATATAATTGCAATTTTTGTTGTCAAACTTCATAAATTATGTTGTAAATATCCAAATAAAAATTGTCGATCCTCTTGGgtatttttgttgttttgtgtCAGTGTTACATATACGGCATTTGGCTTGTAAATTTATAGACATTTTGTAGTGCAAAACGGTCACCTTTTTTCCCATTGCCTCTGTGTCCACGGTGCAGGTCTTGGGTGAGAGaaaaaaataagaaagaggcTTTGCATGGTCCCACCACGATGGAAAGCGACGTCCTAGAAAAACTAGTCGTACCTTTTTGTCATGCGGTCATCAGACGGTTAAGCAAGTTAGTCGGGGGACCATCTGACGGTGCGGGGGCGATCGatccccccccctcccccaaatCGGTCGCCCGACGCCAAGCACTGCCCAAATAATTTCTATACAGATTTTACCATTCCTTTTTTTGCTCTTTACCATCTCATTCGCATGCCACAATAGATTTTCCATACGCTGGAACCTGACAAATAGTATGCATAATAGAAATTAATTTCTGATAATAGATTATTGAATAGAAATATCTTAAAATAGGCTTTCACCCcgttttataaataaagccacatGGTCGAATCGACGAAAAAAAATCTTACAAAATCATAACAAAGATAAAATAACAAAAATAGGAGAGATCATATCCTCCACAACACACCCAAGACACATGACTAAAGATGAACCAACGTCTCCTAGTGAGACCGTCGGACTTCGCTATCCCGGACCCACCAAGATATCGCTGGAGAGGGATGCATGACCTCTCGCTCTGGGACATGGAGCACCGACCCCACCAGCAAATACATAGTATCGGGACCGGAGACCACAAAGTCACATGTAAAGGATAAGAGGCCACCGAGAACGCCCTCCGCTAGGGCCGAAATGCGCCAAGGGAGGATTCAAGCACGACCATCAATGGTAGCACAGAGCTCCGCGACGACGTCCCCAAGAGGATGACGAATctagacgccgccgccgagaccaaaatggtctagggttttcacccggagctttGGTGTGTGGGAGGTAACTGATGGCTACTAGCAAcgccaaaaagatcttgatacgctgggactccaagtgcagagtgttgtgtcagggGAGTATCTTCACcataagggtgactcgagggtttatatcgaactctcgggaaatTGGATGCAAGAGTGTACTATTCTCTCTTCTTCAAACAATCATACAAGTAAAGTAAataccttgtgtccccaactccaccgtgtggttgtcaagcataaTGTTTctcgtaagtaaataacacaagtagtaatagaaaaagtagaaactaaactagataaaacaACTACGTGAAAACTGTAAAgagattgattgtttttggtgttttgagtgcaaataagaaAACTAAAtagttttgtattttcggattaaaatagtgcaacaaatagaaaacaatgtaaaagcaatataaatgtctttcttatgataaaaagtagaccggggttcatggattcacttgactattctgtcgtaaagttgtggtggacaaaaccCAATTCGTCAATGAGATAATAaggtacatataatattatatgtaagatcagaattaatatgtgCACCACGTCGTAACATAGAGATGctgcaacacacctctcttatactccacaagaaagaaacgtGTATTaagattaacagagcatagcaataactactttgacatgaagtttgaatatcaaatattgaaatggcgagatgtcgcctagagggggggtgaatagacgTTTATAAACTCTTACAGATttagcttgtaagaatgcggaattaaactaacgtttatttcacaagcacaaattctaaataagctaggctcaactaagtgcaacaacaacaactagagctaagcaatataggcacaatatatatgaagaacaagtgatagcaagatataatagatacttcaagcacgatggctatcacagggagagtaagctcgggtatagtaataaccgagacacgcggagacgaggatgtattcatgtgttcccttcctttgcaagaaggtacgtcacgtttggaggggtggaggtcccacgaaggattccccaacgccatgaaggctcgccctattctccgagccaaacccacgaaggataatggcctttccttatggttagcttttcgtccactccggagatggcaagctccaagaccacttcacaagcttcacgaaggagaagcccgtgcctcttcacaatcttccttgaagagatcactagagcaccaaccgccaagccaactaggaggtctccctccaagagtaacaagctcacggtctctcactcgaactaatcgtggtggagagctcaacactatgcaatgatgcaaagcaagaacactagaggtgttaaagtccttcacactcaaattccacccgagcaacaaatgctaggatgagattagagaggaagaacaaagaggaaatcaacaaatgactccaagatctagatctaaagagttcccctcacttagaggagagatggattggtgaggattgtagatctagatctcctctcttagatccctcaagaatgagcaagaatcatgggaggaatcaagagagagggcaagttcttcaatgtcaacaatggaggagagagagtgaaagAACTTttttcagcccaaggtggaagaagacctATTTATAGTTTAGGGAGAAATATAACTGTTGGGTGAGTTTCAGCTCAGCAcactcgaggaggccggtcaaccgggcctggggccgggccgtctggtccaggtgccggtcagaccgggccacaggccggacccGGCCTGTCCAAACCGGGTCTGTgaccgggccatgaccgggacacttctgtgtcttacagtacatggccccggttggcaccagtccaggggccggtttgaaccgggccatccggtgggacgaccggtcacgccgggctagaaaccgggccagcaggaaaacatgttatacaaaaaccgtgataacttttgtgtccggaccccgattgacatgaaaccaattttgttggaaagataacgacgaatagaatccCAAAAAAACTCCTCAagggatatttttagatgtttttatagagggagtctcccaccatcaagaaacggtgaagacgtccaaactcgaaaaggcaatagaagatgcatgcggattccgttttcgatgaacttgggcttgttgtaaagctagcaacaagctcaagaacctctcacagagaaacaccaagaagaaatatggatatgcaaagtatgcaaaggattgaactccctaagacgatgtgatcaagttacccaaccgaaagcctctcttgatagtgtggctatctatcctataatccggtctcccatcaaccaccttgagaccggtaaaactaaaacctatcaaggccatacctttgacttgcgcatcccgcttgatcttgatgataactcttcaagctccactcaagccggaatgcctcacttgatcattgttgcttcgtgaagactcacaaatgctcccccatacaccatgatgagaaagctccattgatgcatattttcacatgtccattatcaccaaatggacgacaagcttcaagcatacgatcctcttgagatgctcaaattgaacttgcccaactcaaccttgatgacgatcaccacttgacgtcatcctctcatgggctatatgagatcccacttttgatgcatgcccatggaaagatacctaacccacatagacaacacaaggaaacatatatgatgggttagttcataaaacatgattgacacggcttaccataccacatgacttctcgtggcacattcttcatgcttcatgtgttgaccaaacttgaatccattcttcactctttgtattggtcaaccttgtatcttctcatgctctatcatactatcttgaggtgtataaagaattcttcatttgtttggatgctctaaatcttagtcaactatagctcaacttatgagactatcatgacaccgacttagagccataacttgaattcttcacttggaatcaagctctcaagatcttgatcattcattgcttatcacataagctagagcatggataatattgagttccacataagaactctatcttcatttcttcttcttgatcatatcacatatatatcttcaaatcgatgatcttgatgccaatacacaaggtatatatttatcttcatggcatccatacttgaatccaacacatggaatacaagttgtcttacaatatagattatgctTAAACATACATATCTTCATTATCAAGAAAAATCGGCAAGAGAAAAGAAAATTTCAGTTATCATCTATGTTTACCCTCTCATTGCTTGCAGCACCAgtcctatgttcagcatagctacctcttGTGAAAAATTCAGAATCCAGCCGAAGTAATTCATCCATCATCTCCTCAGCTACAGGGGTCACAGCATTGTTGATCTTatcaatgttcctcctccttttagTGAGTTTAGCTTGACACTTGGCGACAATCTTGGTCATGTCTAATTTCGGGTAGTAGACTTGCAacataatcatagcaaatcttgcgccagcagttAGTTGGACCTGCACAAAATCATGGATCCGAGGAGCATCCCGGAATTTCTCCATCAGAGCAGGGAGAGTTTCTGGCG
This Lolium rigidum isolate FL_2022 unplaced genomic scaffold, APGP_CSIRO_Lrig_0.1 contig_51982_1, whole genome shotgun sequence DNA region includes the following protein-coding sequences:
- the LOC124681674 gene encoding putative F-box protein At4g22180, with the protein product MELCSVASIISLGSLAIQRKYLPKLLGFTPSSLKKFCKDVHQPQTDTIVGASPELPQDILMDIFSTLEIPDLIRAGAVCPSWHSACTSLLSLGLYKLAQTPCLLYTSESAGDSSAYLYSLSEKRSYKLTLPEPPIRTRCFIGSSHGWLVTADERSEMHLLNPITSQQIALPSVITIEHVKPIFDEYSTLHKYELSWYTGMRVGNSSPSIFALDKLRDQLHYKAFVFPDTSTGSYIVVLIHNPMHQLSFARVGDDKWTWLPPHEGYDDCTYKDGLLYAVTGTGELHAFDFSSGHVVTVETIMRMRNMYDCGYMYIVQAPWGDLLLIWRMCEDHDLEPEPGAPVFWNTTRFKIYEFDPSGSKLKEINRLRDHLLFLGHNQSLCLNADEYPSLKANRAYFTDDSFLWTTGLKNNHRDMGILNLDDNSKEEFVLPQLCSNFPAPIWVTPDLRKMNAASRGD